A single Deltaproteobacteria bacterium DNA region contains:
- a CDS encoding branched-chain amino acid ABC transporter permease, with product MQLFIQVIITGILMGGIYALVALGWTLIYKCSGVLNLAMGELTLIGAYVSLTFYLWGVPFILALLFTVIIGFILGLLTERVFLDKLIGEPVLTVIMVTVGLSFFFRGVVEFLFGTDTVIFDPPVFPMEPIDIGGIIIGQVYLWSFVAAIALLLIFVAFFQYTRWGLAMQATADDEMAALSLGVSARFVYATAWGIAFIAAGVGGALLGNINGLNISVGYLGLLVLPAVVLGGLNSVPGAIVGGLIIGVLQNLSGAYLDRFTPGGVKEIAPFIFMVILLLYKPYGLWGWERIERV from the coding sequence ATGCAGCTCTTTATTCAGGTCATTATTACCGGCATTCTGATGGGGGGAATTTATGCCCTGGTGGCTCTGGGCTGGACCCTGATCTACAAGTGTTCCGGGGTCCTCAATCTGGCCATGGGCGAACTGACTTTGATCGGGGCCTATGTGAGCCTGACCTTTTATCTCTGGGGGGTCCCCTTCATCTTGGCCCTTCTTTTTACGGTCATCATCGGTTTTATCCTGGGACTCCTCACCGAGCGGGTCTTCTTGGACAAGCTGATCGGAGAACCGGTCCTGACGGTCATCATGGTCACCGTGGGGTTGTCCTTTTTCTTCCGGGGGGTCGTCGAATTCCTGTTCGGGACCGACACGGTCATCTTTGATCCCCCAGTTTTCCCTATGGAGCCCATTGATATCGGAGGGATCATCATCGGCCAGGTTTACCTCTGGAGCTTTGTGGCCGCCATCGCCTTGCTTCTGATCTTCGTGGCCTTTTTCCAATACACCCGCTGGGGCCTGGCCATGCAGGCCACGGCCGATGACGAAATGGCCGCCCTTTCTCTTGGGGTCAGTGCCCGGTTTGTCTATGCTACGGCCTGGGGCATTGCCTTTATCGCCGCCGGCGTGGGCGGGGCCTTGTTGGGTAATATCAATGGACTGAATATTTCGGTCGGCTACCTGGGCCTGTTGGTCTTGCCGGCCGTGGTGTTGGGCGGGTTGAATTCCGTCCCCGGGGCCATCGTCGGCGGTCTCATCATCGGGGTTCTGCAGAACCTGAGCGGCGCCTATCTGGACCGCTTCACCCCCGGAGGGGTCAAGGAAATCGCTCCTTTTATCTTTATGGTCATCCTTTTATTATATAAACCCTATGGACTCTGGGGTTGGGAAAGAATAGAAAGGGTATAA
- a CDS encoding branched-chain amino acid ABC transporter permease: MSYLPCGVYHEYYRQDHAWWQTRFVIGKMIFLGIFLFYILPYWGGLYWIGVANLVAYTVMGALGVQLLIGYCGQVTLGHSAFIAVGAYTATLLMLQLNLPYLLSMFIGGIVAGLWAVLFGLPSAKVKGFYLIMTSLAAQFVTVDFILTQYVSQIGGRGQAFSLPPGTITIGPLVIDDDTKVYFLGVVLTIVLTMGLVNLLRSKVGRAWIAIRDNDIAAETMGINIVVYKLMAFFVAGFIGGIAGAFWVSNLSALSPEHFQWFWSLWLVGVILIGGVGSIYGTIFGSLFMVLILEGLKFAIIPLTPIYPQLAMKFLFLKEATFGLAICLFLIYEPNGLAYRWWQIKNYFNLWPFSY; this comes from the coding sequence ATGTCCTACTTGCCTTGCGGGGTTTACCACGAATACTACCGGCAGGACCATGCCTGGTGGCAGACACGGTTTGTCATCGGCAAGATGATTTTCCTGGGAATTTTTCTTTTTTATATCCTTCCCTACTGGGGGGGCCTCTATTGGATCGGGGTGGCCAATCTGGTGGCCTATACCGTCATGGGGGCCTTGGGGGTGCAGCTTTTGATCGGCTATTGCGGCCAGGTGACCCTCGGGCATTCGGCCTTTATCGCCGTCGGGGCCTATACCGCCACTCTGCTTATGCTGCAACTGAATCTGCCTTATCTGTTAAGCATGTTCATCGGCGGTATCGTGGCCGGGCTCTGGGCCGTTCTCTTTGGATTGCCTTCGGCCAAGGTCAAGGGATTTTATCTGATCATGACCTCCCTGGCGGCCCAGTTCGTCACCGTGGATTTTATTCTGACTCAATATGTCAGTCAGATCGGCGGCCGGGGCCAGGCCTTTTCCCTGCCTCCGGGGACCATCACCATCGGACCTCTGGTCATAGACGATGACACCAAGGTCTACTTTCTCGGGGTGGTCCTGACAATTGTCCTGACCATGGGGCTGGTCAATCTGCTTCGTTCCAAGGTCGGACGGGCCTGGATCGCCATTCGGGATAATGATATCGCCGCTGAAACCATGGGGATCAATATCGTTGTCTATAAATTGATGGCCTTTTTCGTGGCCGGATTTATCGGGGGGATCGCCGGGGCCTTTTGGGTCAGCAATCTGTCGGCCTTAAGCCCGGAACATTTTCAATGGTTCTGGTCCCTCTGGCTGGTGGGGGTGATCCTGATCGGCGGGGTGGGCAGCATTTACGGAACCATCTTCGGTTCCCTGTTTATGGTCCTGATCCTGGAAGGCTTGAAATTTGCCATCATTCCCCTGACCCCGATCTATCCCCAGTTAGCGATGAAATTTTTATTCCTGAAGGAAGCCACCTTTGGACTGGCTATTTGTCTGTTTTTAATATATGAACCCAATGGATTGGCTTATCGCTGGTGGCAGATCAAAAATTATTTCAATTTATGGCCTTTTTCGTATTAA
- a CDS encoding ABC transporter substrate-binding protein, translated as MRKKTFFWVTALLISFLGASGLLWAAPAEIKVGSINDMTGATSDVGKDYALGIAEAIAYVNDTGGINGKKVKLFQYDYGYRIPEAVTTYKRFRDFDKVVAVLGWGTGDTEALSPTVTKDKMPYVSASYSAHLTDPKKTPYNLFFASDYSTNARSAITAWFDHVWKKDPKYKDRRDKGEKPRFLCFYAFPTPYASAPIKAIKDQATLLGFEVGPDQDVSLTALDTKSQVLGAKQFKPDLVWHGNTTMSVATALRDAYSLGLGASHIVNNWGFDENLPRLAGPAGEGVMGAAVCAFFGGKAPMMDKIVAYAKKMNPGVPAAKRLIRTVQAWGDVLLLADAMKVADKQGKLTGEGIMKAMETFKNKDLGVGSSPVSFTPTDHRAATGTPIFRIEKGKFVLVETIDLKKRWPDKWEKEWLGW; from the coding sequence ATGAGAAAAAAAACGTTTTTCTGGGTAACTGCTTTATTGATATCTTTTTTAGGAGCCTCCGGACTGCTTTGGGCGGCACCGGCAGAGATCAAGGTCGGTTCCATCAATGATATGACCGGAGCCACCTCGGATGTCGGGAAAGACTATGCCCTGGGTATAGCCGAGGCTATTGCCTATGTAAACGATACGGGCGGAATCAACGGCAAAAAAGTAAAACTTTTCCAATATGACTATGGTTATCGGATCCCGGAGGCGGTTACCACCTACAAGCGGTTCCGTGACTTCGACAAGGTCGTTGCGGTTTTAGGCTGGGGCACCGGAGACACGGAGGCCCTTTCTCCGACCGTCACCAAAGATAAAATGCCCTATGTGTCGGCTTCCTATTCAGCCCATTTGACCGACCCCAAAAAGACACCCTATAACCTCTTTTTTGCTTCCGACTATTCAACCAATGCCCGCAGCGCCATTACGGCCTGGTTCGATCATGTCTGGAAGAAAGATCCCAAGTATAAGGATCGAAGAGACAAAGGCGAAAAACCCCGTTTTCTCTGTTTTTATGCCTTCCCCACCCCTTATGCCAGCGCTCCCATCAAGGCCATCAAGGATCAGGCCACCCTCTTAGGCTTTGAAGTCGGCCCGGATCAGGATGTCTCCTTAACCGCTCTGGATACCAAGAGCCAGGTCCTCGGGGCCAAGCAGTTTAAACCGGATCTGGTCTGGCACGGCAATACCACCATGTCCGTGGCCACGGCCCTGCGTGATGCCTATTCCCTGGGCCTGGGGGCCAGTCATATCGTCAACAACTGGGGGTTTGATGAAAACCTGCCCCGTCTGGCCGGACCGGCCGGTGAAGGGGTCATGGGCGCGGCGGTCTGTGCTTTCTTTGGCGGCAAGGCACCCATGATGGATAAAATAGTAGCTTATGCCAAAAAGATGAACCCCGGTGTTCCGGCCGCTAAAAGACTGATCCGAACGGTCCAGGCCTGGGGGGATGTGCTCCTGCTGGCCGACGCTATGAAGGTGGCCGACAAACAGGGCAAGTTAACCGGCGAAGGCATCATGAAGGCCATGGAAACCTTTAAAAACAAGGACCTGGGTGTGGGATCCTCACCGGTCAGCTTCACCCCCACCGACCATCGGGCCGCCACGGGAACCCCCATTTTTAGAATCGAAAAAGGTAAATTCGTTCTGGTCGAAACCATTGATTTAAAGAAACGCTGGCCGGATAAATGGGAAAAGGAATGGCTGGGCTGGTAA
- a CDS encoding ABC transporter ATP-binding protein — protein sequence MLKINSVEVKYHEVILVLKGVSIEVPQGGIVALLGANGAGKSTTLKAISGLLKHEDGKVTDGNIMFMGERVDKKNAEEIAKAGIVQVIEGRRVFEHLTVEQNLIVGAHLRRDRGAVREGLEMVYHYFPRLKEKRSETAGFISGGEQQMTVVGRALMANPKLMLLDEPSMGLAPMLIKEIFNIITRLHEESHISILLVEQNAKLALSVAPHAYVMENGRIVMDDTAERLSENPDIKDFYLGLTDLGTRKSFKEVKHYKRRKRWLT from the coding sequence ATTCTCAAGATCAATAGTGTGGAAGTGAAGTACCATGAGGTCATTTTAGTCCTTAAGGGGGTCTCTATCGAAGTCCCCCAGGGGGGGATTGTAGCCCTCCTGGGGGCTAACGGGGCCGGGAAAAGTACCACCTTGAAGGCCATCTCCGGTCTGCTTAAACATGAGGATGGGAAGGTAACGGACGGCAACATCATGTTCATGGGAGAACGGGTCGATAAAAAAAACGCCGAGGAGATTGCCAAAGCCGGTATTGTTCAGGTCATTGAAGGTCGCCGGGTCTTTGAACATCTGACGGTCGAGCAGAACCTGATCGTCGGGGCCCATCTGCGTCGGGACCGGGGGGCGGTGAGAGAAGGGCTGGAAATGGTCTACCATTATTTCCCCCGTCTCAAAGAGAAACGCAGTGAAACCGCTGGCTTCATCAGCGGAGGGGAACAGCAGATGACCGTTGTGGGCCGGGCCTTGATGGCCAACCCCAAGCTGATGCTTTTAGATGAACCCTCTATGGGCCTGGCCCCTATGCTCATCAAGGAGATCTTTAATATCATTACCCGGCTTCACGAGGAATCCCATATCTCCATCCTCTTGGTAGAACAGAATGCCAAATTGGCCTTAAGCGTGGCTCCTCATGCCTATGTCATGGAAAACGGCCGGATCGTTATGGACGATACGGCCGAGAGACTTTCTGAAAACCCGGACATCAAGGACTTCTACCTGGGTCTTACCGATCTGGGAACCCGGAAAAGTTTCAAAGAGGTCAAACATTATAAACGCCGAAAACGTTGGTTAACCTAA